Proteins from a single region of Sinorhizobium alkalisoli:
- a CDS encoding DUF1489 family protein, with translation MALHLIKLCVGADSVEDLREWVARRSLAAITAGQQPHSFHTTRMVPKRAEELLAGGSLYWVIKGFVQARQPLIGIEPFTDGEGIGRCHLILGPEVVDTEPQPRRAFQGWRYLKDEESPRDLASLAAADMPLELRRELAELGLL, from the coding sequence ATGGCCTTGCATCTTATCAAGCTCTGTGTCGGCGCCGATTCCGTCGAAGACTTGCGCGAATGGGTAGCGCGCCGGTCGCTGGCGGCGATTACGGCCGGGCAGCAGCCGCACTCGTTCCATACCACTCGGATGGTGCCGAAACGTGCGGAAGAACTTCTCGCCGGCGGGTCGCTCTATTGGGTGATCAAGGGATTCGTGCAGGCAAGACAGCCGTTGATCGGCATCGAGCCCTTTACCGACGGCGAGGGGATAGGCCGTTGCCATCTGATACTCGGCCCGGAGGTGGTGGATACGGAGCCCCAGCCGCGCCGGGCATTCCAGGGATGGCGCTACCTCAAGGATGAGGAGTCCCCGCGCGACCTCGCGTCCTTGGCCGCGGCGGATATGCCGCTTGAATTGCGGCGGGAACTTGCGGAGTTAGGCCTTTTGTAG
- a CDS encoding L-serine ammonia-lyase, translating to MFLSVFDVFKIGIGPSSSHTMGPMSAANRFLDLILSDEWPRPSNVAVSAITVSLHGSLAHTGVGHGTGRAVILGLMGERPDLVDPDRMDAIIDEVERRGRVSPPGHPEYHFQPKTDLIYDKKVPLPGHANGMSYSAFDRDGRLLLKRIYYSIGGGFVVTDTELEAMRAAKNKPAGVKVPYPFATAAQMLDMAARSGLSIAQMKRANEECAMTREELDAGLDRIWAAMNACIDRGLSQDGIMPGGLKVRRRARAIHDKLQEEWRSNKVNPLLANDWLSVYAMAVNEENAAGGRVVTSPTNGAAGVVPATIRYYLHFHEDADEEGIRDYLLTAAAIGGIIKHNASISGAEVGCQGEVGSASAMAAAGLAAVMGGTAEQIENAAEIALEHHLGMTCDPVAGLVQVPCIERNALGAVKAVTAASLALKGDGKHFVPLDACVETMRQTGLDMSEKYKETSTGGLAVNIVEC from the coding sequence ATGTTTCTTTCCGTCTTCGACGTCTTCAAGATTGGTATTGGTCCCTCGAGTTCGCACACGATGGGGCCGATGTCGGCGGCCAACAGGTTCCTCGACCTCATTCTTTCCGACGAATGGCCGCGGCCGTCGAATGTGGCGGTCAGCGCCATCACAGTCAGCCTGCACGGCTCACTGGCCCATACGGGGGTCGGTCACGGAACGGGCAGGGCGGTGATCCTCGGGCTGATGGGCGAGCGCCCCGACCTGGTCGATCCCGATCGGATGGACGCGATCATCGACGAGGTGGAGCGTAGGGGCCGCGTTTCGCCGCCGGGCCATCCTGAATACCATTTCCAGCCCAAGACCGATCTCATCTATGACAAGAAGGTGCCGCTGCCGGGCCACGCCAATGGCATGTCCTACTCCGCCTTCGATCGCGACGGCCGGCTGCTTTTGAAGCGCATCTATTATTCGATCGGCGGCGGCTTCGTGGTTACCGACACGGAGCTCGAAGCCATGCGTGCGGCAAAGAACAAGCCGGCCGGCGTCAAGGTGCCTTATCCATTCGCGACGGCGGCGCAGATGCTCGACATGGCGGCGCGTTCCGGCCTTTCGATCGCCCAGATGAAGCGGGCGAACGAAGAATGCGCCATGACCAGGGAGGAACTCGACGCGGGCCTCGATCGCATATGGGCGGCGATGAACGCGTGCATCGACCGCGGCCTCAGCCAGGACGGAATCATGCCGGGCGGACTGAAGGTACGCCGGAGAGCGCGGGCAATCCACGACAAACTGCAGGAGGAATGGCGATCCAACAAGGTAAACCCCTTGCTCGCCAATGATTGGCTGAGCGTATATGCCATGGCCGTCAACGAAGAAAATGCCGCCGGCGGAAGGGTCGTGACGTCGCCGACGAACGGTGCGGCGGGCGTGGTCCCGGCAACGATCCGCTATTATCTGCACTTCCACGAAGATGCCGATGAGGAAGGCATTCGGGACTATCTTCTGACCGCGGCCGCGATCGGCGGCATCATCAAACACAACGCCTCCATTTCAGGCGCCGAGGTCGGCTGTCAGGGGGAGGTGGGCTCGGCCTCTGCGATGGCGGCCGCGGGCCTTGCGGCGGTGATGGGCGGTACAGCGGAGCAAATCGAGAATGCCGCCGAGATCGCGCTCGAGCATCATCTCGGCATGACCTGCGATCCAGTCGCAGGTCTTGTGCAGGTGCCTTGCATCGAGCGCAATGCGCTCGGCGCGGTAAAGGCCGTCACGGCGGCATCGCTTGCGCTCAAGGGGGACGGCAAGCATTTCGTGCCGCTCGACGCCTGTGTCGAAACGATGCGGCAGACCGGCCTCGACATGAGCGAGAAATACAAGGAGACCTCGACCGGCGGCCTTGCGGTCAACATCGTCGAATGCTGA